The following proteins are encoded in a genomic region of Chryseobacterium cucumeris:
- a CDS encoding acyl-CoA thioesterase: MIFYHKFEVRWSDLDANKHLANSSYVQYCAQARMAFMTKEKMGVTQLSRWGIGPVILHERYSFFKEIYADQTVIVSVEIDGCAEDSSIYRFVHKFYTPDGMHCATAEATGVWIDMMLRKMTTPPDDVVEAMNKYKTPDTVVLSKEDFKKFPFHPHNIDPAELTQ; encoded by the coding sequence ATGATTTTCTACCATAAATTTGAAGTAAGATGGAGCGATCTTGATGCCAACAAGCACCTGGCTAATTCATCATATGTACAATATTGTGCACAGGCCAGAATGGCTTTTATGACTAAAGAGAAAATGGGGGTTACCCAGCTGAGCAGATGGGGAATCGGCCCGGTGATCCTGCATGAAAGATATTCTTTCTTCAAAGAGATCTATGCTGATCAGACGGTAATCGTAAGTGTGGAAATAGACGGATGTGCAGAGGATTCTTCCATCTACCGTTTCGTACACAAATTCTATACACCTGACGGAATGCACTGTGCCACGGCAGAAGCTACAGGCGTATGGATTGATATGATGCTTAGAAAAATGACCACACCACCGGATGATGTAGTGGAAGCAATGAATAAGTATAAAACCCCGGACACTGTTGTATTATCGAAAGAAGACTTCAAAAAGTTTCCTTTCCACCCGCACAATATTGACCCGGCAGAACTTACCCAATAA
- a CDS encoding energy transducer TonB: MKKIITFILCLGFGFAFSQVKETEILPAKDQSEEHVLSKDSKSAEYPGGWMALRKDIADRIRTKKINVGGIEGTITARAKFIVNIKGKIEDITVTGDNADFNKEIERAIKSLKAKWKPAESKGRIARSYYTFPLTIKLD, from the coding sequence ATGAAAAAAATAATAACATTCATTTTATGTCTTGGATTTGGGTTCGCATTTTCTCAGGTAAAGGAAACTGAAATTCTACCGGCTAAAGATCAGTCTGAAGAGCATGTTTTGTCGAAAGACTCAAAGTCTGCAGAATATCCCGGAGGATGGATGGCACTTCGAAAAGATATTGCTGACAGAATAAGGACGAAAAAAATAAATGTGGGAGGAATAGAAGGAACAATCACAGCGAGGGCAAAGTTTATAGTTAATATCAAAGGTAAAATAGAAGATATCACAGTAACTGGTGATAATGCCGATTTCAATAAAGAAATAGAAAGAGCTATAAAATCTCTGAAAGCTAAATGGAAACCAGCAGAATCCAAGGGTCGTATTGCCCGTAGCTATTATACTTTTCCTCTTACGATAAAACTTGATTAA
- the thiL gene encoding thiamine-phosphate kinase, with product MFEDKSQELTPISKLGEFGLIKHLTEYFPLSNESSELGVGDDAAVINPDSKKVVLTTDVLAEGVHFNLGYVPLKHLGYKAVVVNLSDIAAMNATPTQILVSLAVSNRFPVEALEEIYSGIQAACGRYKVDLVGGDTTSSNSGLVMSITAVGIENEENIVKRSGAKPNDLLVVTGDLGGAYMGLQILEREHAVYLADPNMQPEMEGYDYILERQLKPEARTDVKTILEELDIKPTSMIDISDGLASEILHLSDQSKVGFRLYEEKIPLDNLTISTADEMNLNPVMTALSGGEDYELLFTISPNDFDKIKNHPDFTIIGHAVEKEDGNFMVARGSNQLVALTAQGWDAFLNQ from the coding sequence ATGTTTGAAGATAAATCACAGGAGCTGACGCCCATTTCAAAATTAGGAGAATTTGGTCTTATTAAACATTTGACAGAGTATTTTCCGTTATCCAATGAATCTTCAGAACTTGGAGTAGGAGATGATGCGGCGGTCATTAATCCAGACAGCAAAAAAGTAGTTCTAACAACAGATGTACTGGCGGAAGGAGTTCATTTTAATCTGGGTTATGTTCCTTTAAAGCATTTAGGATATAAAGCGGTGGTCGTGAACCTAAGTGATATTGCTGCGATGAATGCGACACCTACACAGATATTGGTTTCCCTTGCGGTATCCAACCGTTTTCCGGTGGAAGCTTTAGAAGAAATCTATTCAGGAATTCAGGCTGCTTGCGGAAGGTACAAAGTTGATCTGGTTGGAGGTGATACAACAAGCTCCAATTCAGGGCTGGTGATGAGCATTACGGCTGTAGGAATTGAAAATGAAGAAAACATCGTAAAAAGAAGCGGAGCAAAGCCGAATGATCTGCTTGTAGTAACAGGAGACTTAGGTGGAGCCTATATGGGATTACAGATTCTGGAAAGAGAACATGCGGTTTACCTTGCTGATCCGAATATGCAGCCTGAAATGGAAGGCTATGATTATATCCTGGAAAGACAGCTCAAACCTGAAGCAAGAACAGACGTTAAAACAATCCTGGAAGAACTGGATATTAAACCAACTTCTATGATTGATATTTCAGATGGTCTGGCTTCCGAAATCCTTCACCTTTCAGACCAATCCAAAGTAGGTTTCAGATTGTATGAGGAAAAAATTCCGTTGGATAATCTTACCATCTCTACGGCAGATGAAATGAATTTAAACCCGGTAATGACTGCTTTAAGCGGTGGTGAAGATTATGAACTTCTGTTCACGATTTCACCGAATGATTTTGATAAAATTAAAAACCATCCGGATTTTACCATTATAGGACATGCCGTAGAAAAAGAAGATGGAAACTTTATGGTAGCAAGAGGATCCAACCAGCTGGTAGCGCTCACCGCTCAGGGATGGGATGCTTTTTTAAACCAATAA
- a CDS encoding NAD(P)/FAD-dependent oxidoreductase, whose translation MKQIIIIGGGAAGFFCASNLDEKKYTITILEQNSDVLQKVKISGGGRCNVTHACFDPRELVQFYPRGNKELLSVFTKFQPGDTMEWFDQRNVPLKIENDNRTFPESNSSQTIINTFLNETQKKNVTVQTRCTVKEIEKQDEKYIVKTNSGDFEADYIVYTTGSSPKSLKIVENLGHKIVDLVPSLFTFNIKDELLKDLPGTSFENAGISIPKLKTEESGPLLITHWGLSGPAVLKISAWEAISLAKLKYNFEIEVNFVSVEIDEAEEMFQNFKQSNPKKTIGQSKIFDITNRFWQKILEISKVDLNKQVANISGKEMQKVLENLCKKKFQVTGKSTFKDEFVTAGGIDLKEINFKNMSSKLLPNFYIAGEVLNIDAVTGGFNFQACWSEGWLIAQDLNSL comes from the coding sequence ATGAAACAGATCATTATTATCGGAGGCGGTGCTGCAGGCTTTTTCTGTGCATCTAATCTTGACGAAAAGAAATATACTATTACGATTTTAGAACAGAACTCAGATGTCCTTCAGAAAGTTAAAATTTCCGGAGGCGGACGCTGTAATGTGACGCACGCATGCTTTGATCCAAGAGAACTGGTTCAATTTTATCCCCGTGGAAATAAAGAATTGCTAAGTGTTTTTACTAAATTTCAGCCTGGTGATACCATGGAATGGTTTGACCAGCGTAATGTTCCTTTGAAAATTGAAAATGATAACAGAACTTTTCCTGAAAGTAACTCTTCCCAGACTATCATCAATACTTTCCTGAATGAAACTCAAAAGAAAAATGTCACTGTGCAGACAAGATGTACGGTAAAAGAGATTGAAAAACAGGACGAAAAATATATAGTGAAAACCAATTCAGGTGATTTTGAAGCAGATTATATCGTTTATACGACCGGAAGTTCGCCAAAATCGTTGAAAATCGTTGAAAATCTGGGTCATAAGATTGTAGACCTTGTCCCTTCCCTTTTTACTTTCAATATTAAAGATGAATTGCTGAAAGATCTTCCGGGAACAAGCTTTGAAAATGCAGGAATTTCTATTCCTAAGCTGAAAACTGAAGAAAGCGGACCTTTGCTTATTACGCATTGGGGGCTTTCCGGGCCTGCTGTTCTGAAAATTTCTGCATGGGAAGCGATAAGCCTGGCAAAGTTGAAATATAACTTTGAAATTGAAGTGAATTTCGTTTCTGTTGAAATAGATGAAGCGGAAGAAATGTTCCAGAATTTCAAGCAAAGCAATCCTAAAAAAACCATCGGACAATCTAAGATCTTTGATATTACCAACCGGTTCTGGCAGAAAATTTTAGAGATCTCAAAGGTTGATCTCAACAAACAGGTGGCTAATATTTCCGGAAAAGAAATGCAGAAAGTTCTGGAAAATCTTTGCAAAAAGAAGTTTCAAGTAACCGGAAAATCGACATTTAAAGACGAGTTCGTAACGGCCGGAGGCATTGATTTAAAGGAAATTAACTTCAAAAACATGTCTTCCAAATTACTTCCCAATTTCTATATTGCCGGAGAAGTTCTGAATATTGACGCCGTGACCGGAGGATTCAATTTCCAGGCATGCTGGAGTGAAGGATGGCTGATTGCACAGGATCTTAACAGCTTGTAA
- a CDS encoding DUF2306 domain-containing protein, with amino-acid sequence MLSAKRNTAFFFKTLLVLGFGYFFWLMLEITLEYIPYNPEVSFLMIKQTEVSERPEYLSFFYTHVYTSIFVLLSGFLAMLRKNFGLKNFHRNMGKVYIFLILIFAAPSGIYMGIFANGGLLSKISFVILGFLWWFSTLKAYLLARQKRFKEHKQWMWRSFAFTLSAITLRMWKVIIVYLFHPNPMDVYQIIAWLGWIPNILIIEYLITKKLI; translated from the coding sequence ATGCTCTCTGCCAAAAGAAATACTGCCTTTTTCTTTAAAACCCTTTTAGTTTTAGGGTTCGGGTATTTCTTTTGGCTGATGCTTGAGATTACATTAGAATATATTCCTTATAATCCTGAAGTCAGCTTTCTGATGATTAAACAGACAGAAGTATCGGAAAGACCGGAATATCTTTCTTTTTTCTATACTCATGTTTACACGAGCATTTTTGTGCTTCTTTCAGGTTTTCTTGCCATGCTCAGAAAGAATTTTGGACTCAAAAATTTCCACAGGAATATGGGAAAAGTTTATATTTTTCTCATTCTGATCTTTGCAGCACCTTCAGGAATTTACATGGGAATTTTTGCCAACGGAGGCCTTCTGTCAAAAATTTCTTTTGTTATTTTAGGATTTTTATGGTGGTTTTCAACGTTGAAAGCGTATCTGCTGGCGAGACAGAAAAGGTTCAAAGAACACAAACAATGGATGTGGCGGAGCTTTGCTTTTACTTTATCCGCTATTACTCTGAGAATGTGGAAGGTAATTATTGTATATTTATTTCATCCCAATCCTATGGATGTCTATCAGATCATTGCATGGCTGGGCTGGATTCCCAACATCCTTATTATTGAATATTTAATCACAAAAAAACTTATATGA
- a CDS encoding alpha/beta fold hydrolase, protein MKKNFGFFLLLWFFLGYSQEKTIISNWTSFTQAVNIEHKQNWNFRITAKIRKDNEDNGSNCGLWSRINNKDDSTSFFENQYYGIQVTHEWKTYEIKGTINPSAKTMTIGAFAQNNGDFYFDDFKLEVNDGKSKKWIEIPLENSGFEKDITSGGWFEGIHSQNIKHVKHFTIETSDYHPFSGNKSLLIKGRGIIGTMPEGKFMDVNGIKLYYEVYGEGEPVLMLHGNGQSISAFMNQKDTFAKKYKVIIVDCRERGRSTYDKTKELTFDIQTEDIKQFLEKLNIKKAKILGWSDGGILALSMAMKYPEMVDKIACSGANIFPEGVKDHDLKSMKEMLVSLTKENKDHKNDIFIDLLNLDLKYPQWKYEDLNKIQCPSLIIAGDNDLIKTEHTVKIAESIPKGQLAIIPNANHYVPEEKPELFNELVLDFFENK, encoded by the coding sequence ATGAAAAAAAATTTCGGTTTCTTTCTTTTACTCTGGTTCTTTTTAGGATACAGCCAGGAAAAAACAATCATCTCTAACTGGACATCATTCACACAAGCTGTCAATATAGAGCATAAACAGAATTGGAACTTCCGTATAACGGCAAAAATCAGAAAAGATAATGAGGATAATGGCTCCAATTGTGGATTATGGAGCAGAATAAATAATAAAGATGACTCTACAAGTTTCTTTGAAAATCAATATTATGGAATCCAGGTAACCCATGAATGGAAAACCTACGAAATAAAGGGAACCATCAATCCATCTGCGAAGACCATGACTATCGGAGCTTTTGCACAAAACAACGGCGATTTTTATTTTGACGATTTTAAGCTGGAAGTTAATGATGGAAAGTCAAAAAAGTGGATTGAAATCCCTTTGGAAAACTCAGGTTTTGAGAAAGATATCACATCCGGTGGCTGGTTTGAAGGAATCCATTCTCAGAACATAAAGCACGTAAAACATTTTACCATTGAAACTTCGGATTATCATCCATTCAGTGGCAACAAATCTTTGTTGATCAAAGGTCGTGGCATTATCGGAACAATGCCGGAAGGAAAATTTATGGATGTTAATGGTATCAAATTATATTATGAAGTCTATGGAGAAGGTGAGCCGGTTCTTATGCTTCATGGCAATGGCCAATCCATCAGTGCCTTTATGAACCAGAAGGACACCTTTGCTAAAAAATATAAAGTGATTATTGTCGATTGCCGTGAAAGGGGAAGGTCTACTTATGACAAAACAAAAGAACTTACTTTTGATATTCAGACAGAGGATATTAAGCAGTTTTTAGAGAAGCTCAACATCAAAAAAGCAAAAATTCTGGGCTGGAGTGACGGAGGAATTCTCGCACTGTCTATGGCCATGAAATACCCCGAAATGGTAGACAAAATTGCCTGTTCAGGAGCCAATATTTTTCCGGAAGGAGTGAAAGATCATGATTTAAAATCCATGAAAGAAATGCTTGTAAGCCTTACTAAAGAGAACAAAGACCATAAAAATGACATCTTTATTGATCTTCTGAATCTGGATTTGAAGTATCCTCAATGGAAATATGAAGACCTGAATAAAATTCAGTGCCCATCATTAATCATTGCTGGTGATAATGATCTTATAAAAACAGAACATACGGTAAAAATCGCAGAATCCATCCCAAAAGGACAATTAGCTATTATCCCCAATGCCAATCATTATGTTCCTGAAGAAAAACCGGAATTATTCAATGAATTAGTGCTTGATTTCTTTGAAAATAAATAA